The Xenopus tropicalis strain Nigerian chromosome 1, UCB_Xtro_10.0, whole genome shotgun sequence DNA segment GGTTTAGCTGTCCTATTACTAGAGGTAAACAATGGTAAAAGCAAGAGACCCAACCCTGTTTAAGTTATAGTAATATATAGTATAGTAGCAGGATATTCTTTAAGGGGGGGGAacctatttttataaataaaatataaacagtcATTGATTTAAGTTTATATAGAGCTTTGGGGGGCATTTCAGATGTTTAGAAGTTGATTAATTTTAAAACTATGAACCAGTAAAAATCTCTTCTCACCTGTCTCTCCTCCTGGGCGCTGACTTGACCCatatctgtttgtctgtctttgtGCTTTGATATATTCTGAGCAGTAATGGAACCCTTAAAAAAAGTTAGAAGCTTAGTTACTATTGGTTGGATAATGAGAACAGTGCAAAGTTACTGTATGGGGTTTGTACATTACAGGGCTTATGCTGTAGGCAGTGCTTACTTCCTACAGttctgatgagcaaatctgaccTTGTCCCAGCTACCCAACAAGTGGCAGCAATTCCAGTAAATTCAAGTGGCAGCAAATACAGTAAAACTAAATGTGTTATGTAAGCACAATAGTGGAAAGAAATTGTGTGCTAGAGAAACCCTTGATTTATTGGTTGGCCAGTATGATTGAAATTGGGCAAAACCaatctgtatgtgtatgtaaaCTCTTGGGTGGGCTGTAAGTCTAAAATATTGTGCAATTTTACCATCATAATCATAGCAAAATGCCACTTGTCTACACTACTTTCTGACAGAAGAATAGCTGCTCATACTGGTCAGTCAGGGTTCCTCAAAGCACTGACTGGGATCTCGGCCGTGATGTACGAGATTCACTGCATTACTCTGTGCTTTATTGCACACAAGCCAGTCACTGGCTTATTATGATTCTATTTAGAGCTGTGATACAGTACTAAGAAACCACCTCTCAAGGGGGCAGCTCTCTTTTCCCATGCTGATCACTGACACTAAATTAGAGCTGCCATGCAGATTTGCACACAGGGATGTTGGCAGCATGTTGCTTTGTAAGGCAGTGAGTACTTAATTATAATCAAATGTCTTTTTCCTGTCTGATGTGACCATTCTTTTATGCAAACATCAACAACATTCACTTTTCTACACATCATCTCTTATATAGGGCCCAGAACTTGGCATGGGTAAAGTGTGCCAGGTAAGTCAAGGGGCAGGACTGTGTTGATGAACAACTCAGTTAAAAGCTTAAAGAGGTGGGTAGTATAAAAACCAGTTTCTTGCAATATATACATATCACTTTTATAGTAGAACTGGGAAGCATGTACAGACAGTAACAGCCACAAGCCAAGTGGCAAGTTCTCTGTAATACAGAAAAGCAAAACGCAGAGGGTGCTAAAGCAGGAAGCATTTCTGTGAAACAAAATATTGATAAGACAATGATATCCAAATACAGAttcattatttgatttaaaactaaaaaattgcataaaaacatGGCTTCCTTCAGCAAAGGCAATCTACATGAACAGCTCATGAAGTGCAGTTGCTTCGAACTGGTGGTACAAGGAGAAAGCCCCTAACACCAGTTAGTGATGTATCAGGCCCTATTCATGTATACATGCAGACCAATGGCTGTCTGATTGGGCCCAGTAAGTGGGTGGCCAAGCCGGGCAAAGATAGACTCATGGTGACCTCACAAAACCAatggatctttatgtgtatgccAAACTTGTGCAATAATACaaatatgtaccccctactatggGAAAGCCTGGGCAACCCTGCTATAAAAGCTACACCGTACTCTTGCATATGGGAGTGAAGCAATAGCAGAGTGTCAAACAAACtgtagcaattttattttttgtaaagaaGCAAATCTGTTTCTCAAACTCAATCCCCATTTTATGCATGGCCCTAGGGCAAAGGAAGCAGTAACATATAAAAAGGCCATAGCATTGGtctaatttgtttcttttttacagcTTGTAATTGTATCTATAACCTTTAATCTATTTTAAGAGACATTTCTTCTTTAAATTATGGCTCACTCCCGGAGTCCCTGTATGAGTCTTTAAAAGATTTATTTGGAAAGTGACAAAAGGACCCCTATGCAGCCAATCTCCCTACTTACAGCTGATATTAAAAGCTAGAAGGCTTCTCTGCAATAATCCAAAATTGTATTAGTGACGCTTAAAGTGGCTTCATTCCTGGAAAATTAACTACCCTTAATATTAGAATTTTGAATTTGGGCCTATCATTCCCAACACAGATAAACTGGCTCTGGTGGCCCTTAAAGTTACAGCATTCATCCCAACATAAGctaaataaatagggcttgtgccaaacagatattttgcctgtttttttaatGTTCCATAGGACATCAAAGGAGCAATAATGGGCTGCTCATAGGCTGCTGCTTGAAGAATGGTGGGTTTGCTTAAAGGTAGAGAAAGAAAAaactgccctgtttataaagggagGGGGAGGATGTTCAGTGAAAACATCCCAACTTTAAAATTAGAGTTTTAGAATGGCAAACAATTGAAAAATAtggcttttttaaattaaaagaataggcagaatgtaatttcaaagTCCTATTTATTGAGCTGTTTTTAGGTCTCCCTTTAATGTCAACAACAACAAGGTCCCACCTATGATGTAACTCAGTGAATAAGAAAATCACCcacctattaaaggaacagtaaaaccaaaaaaagaaaatcaaatgttgctcacaaaccactggttggggatcactgctttaagccTTTTCTGAGGAACTAGGCAGTGGTAGCCCCTGTCTCCTGTGCTATTTGCTCTGGCAGCAGTAGAGGCCATCACCCCATTAATTAGAAACCAACTCAACATCACTGGCCTGCAGTTGGGTGGAAAGTAGGAATGAATACTATATGTGGGCAACATATAAAACCATTAATCACTCTACTACTAAAGACAATAAGCCTTTACACCATTCAAAGTGAATGGAAATACTATTATTGCACATAGTTAGTCTAATGGCTGTTCTTGAGAGACCACACAATAGGGGAGGTGGCTCGGAGTGGTCTCACTGAGCAGGTTTTACAAGTATCttgaagtaaaggtaaaaatatCCTTTTAAATCTAAAACAGTTGCAAATTAGTGCCGGGGATAACCTGTGTGAAAGATACAACTCATTCAAATGACAATTCTATGCAAATAAAACTTtgtcttcttaaaggaacagtaacaccaaaaaatgaaagtgtataaaagtaataagaataaaatatactgctgccctgcactggtacaactggtgtgtttgcctcagaaatttatataaacaaagctgctgtttagccacgggggcagccattcaaaggagaaaaggcgcaggcacataggagataacagataaaacactattgtattctagagaggtcatctgttatctgctatgtaacctgtgccttttctccttttttccaactttaatggctgcccccggggctacacagcagcttatttatataaactatagtagtgttactgtagcaaacacacaatttttaccagtgcagggcaacagtacattatattttaattactttaaaacactttcattttttggtgttactgttcctttaaagtcccCTGTAACAATCCCAGTATTCTGCTTGATTTGATTATCCTGAAGATGAAGActcattcttaaaggaacagtaacaccaaaaaatgaaagtgtataaaagtaactaaaatataatgtgctgctgccctgcactggtaaaagttgtgtgtttacttcagaaagtctactataatttatataaataagctgctgtgtagccatgggggcagccattcaaaggagaaaaggcacatgcacatagcagatgacagataaaacactattgtattctacagcacttatctgttatctgctatgtaacctgtgccttttctccttttttgcttgaatggctgcccccggggctacacagcagcttattatataaattatagtagtgttactgtagcaaacacaccagttttaccagtgcagggcaacggtgcattatatttttattactttaaagctctttaattttttggcgtTGCTGTTCCTTTAGGACCTTAATGTACGCACCATGGTACCGAGGTGTGGACCTCAGAGGAGTAACAGGAAATGCAATGCTCTCCGCCCCATatataggctaatgccacaaagGTTAATTAGTGGCCCGCATAGAAGCTCCAAGTGGCATTAATGATCTGCATGTGTAACATGGTTCGAGCAGCTGACTTAGCATTGAAATATACCCACAGGCATCCCTCTGTGGAAAATCCAAAGCCCCCATGAACAGCTAAACTGACACAAAAATTCAGTGGGCAATACTGATGGATGATGAGGAACAAAGTGTCCTGTTGTTTTAAGCCATAAGTACGACATTGTTTTAAGCCTTAAGTACAACATTTCACCTCTCTGGATTCCTGTAGTAACAACACAGAAGATCCTGAAGTACTTATGTAGGAAAATCGAACATTACCTCAAAACTGTACTCAATTCTGAATATTAATGTACTGGGCTAGCATTTCTCCTCTCAAGAACAATTAGAAAAAAGGCAGGGAACAAATCAATGACGCTCAATAGAAGAAGGCCCTGCATACTACAGAACAAACAACAACTTAATACACTGAGGCATAGTTTATTATATATAACTGAAGCTTAGAAGCTAACAACAGCTTAGAAAATATGCTGTGGATCCGCTCTGCCTTACATATTTACTGTATAGATTTATTAGGGCCATGGCACAGAAGGGGTTTTGTCTCCAGCACTATATCTCTACTAGTGCAGGCAACATAAAGTTTTGCAATTCCAATATTTAacctagaaaaatatatatttataaaagatcTTGCAAAAAATTAATTGGCTTAGCCTCTCTATACAGGAGAGGACAGAATGCGGTATAAACTATGATGGTAATTTTTCTCAAACACAAGTTGCAATAAACTAAATGCACAATTTGTGTCTAGATAAGCTGTTTGGGACAAATTTAATGGAGCTCTATATCTGTAATGTTTCTGTTCTCTTTTAGGTGGCTATAAACATAcagataaaattatattaaaatgttatcTGCGCATGTATGGTGGTCCAGGTCACTTGGAATTTCACctctagcaaacaggcagtggtttaaatgtaaGAGTGGAAATGAATAAAGGAGGGCCTGAATTTAAAGAGAAGTAATATAagtaacaatagaattgtagctcCGCAgaacaataggtttttggttgctggggtcagtgacccacatttgaaagctgtgaagaggcagaagagaaaggcaagttcacataaaataaaaaataaataccaattttaTAACATGCACATTATTTCAAATTACATTTCATTCTTTGGGTAGACATCCCCTTTACTGAAAACAATTAAATTTTTCAGTGCAGGCATGATGTAGAATTACATGTGTAAAAAGAGCAGTTACATGCCGCTCACCTGTAGATGTACGTAATGATTGTCTGTACACTTTATTCTTTCATATTCGCTGTGGATATCGTCTGAAAGGTCACTTACTACATGTTGCAGTGTTGGTGGTGGTGGTAAAGGACGGTCCTGGATGCTGCCTTTTCGTTGGATGGCAGGAGAGGCTGTAGGCAATGCAGGAAGAGGACGTCGGGAGAGACTTTCACTGGATGAAAGTCTTGGTCTCGGAAAAAGGAGGCCAGCGTTTGCACTAACTATTCTCACAAAGCAATTGCTGTGTTCTAGAATGAGCTGGAACAGTGTTTTTTCACTGCCTTTGTTTACAAGTTCTCGAGCTGCATGTTCCAGCTGATCTAGATGCACTGAAAGTTCCCCATGCAAAGCAGGATCTGAGGCCTGGCACGAACGAAGCCCAGCAACATGTGCCATAACAAGAAAatctctcagtgcccctaaaaCTTTCTTAGCTGTTCCTGAGTCCTCTGGACCTCCTGGTCCTGTACTCTTTTCTGCCCCAGCAAGCACAGGGACAATAGATACCTGCAGTTCTTGATGTAACATCCTTAGGCCTTCCATTGTGCAGGTGCCATCATTGCGAGGCTCCCATATAGACAGTGGTGGAATGTTTGACTCTCGGCTTCCGGAAGAGTCTGCTGAACGGGTACTGCCAGTGCTGCATACTGAGAGGCGTTGAGCTGGTGGTGGTTGAACAGTTTCAGGGAGTTGTCCTGAGCTGAGAATATCTTCAGGAGCTTCATACAGATTGTGTAGCCCTGAAACCCGCTTTAAGTTTGATGGCATAGAATATACACCCTCATCTTCTTCATCATCAGAAGGTGATTTGTTGAATGTAGGAGGAACATCATAGATATCTTCTGGAATCTCCTCAGGCACCACAGCAGCTGAATCTGTAGACTTCACTCTCAACGCAGGACTATCATAAATGTCTAATGCTGAAATTGGCTCTCTTCTTAGTGCAGCAGGAGTATCATAAACCTGCAATTAAAAAACACTTATTGAAAAGTGAAACTTGATGCTACAATCATATTGAGAATTGTGCTTGTAACGAATCCATAACATGCAATAAGATGATTGAATATGAGTGGCAGCAGTGTGTGGATAAATGTAGTGCAAAAGCACTTGGCGTAAGGTGACTTTATGATAACAAGATAATATTATATTTGCTAAGTTGTGGAAATAATGGAGCTCTGTGTACAGTCTAAACATGTTGTTAGGATACCATTAAATGTGGGTGTGTGCAATAAATGGAATGTTCTGATGGTCTCACCTCCAATGGCTGTTGTATACATGGCCCAACCAGACGTGGTGAGTTATAAATGTCATCCTGAGCTTCTGTGGGTTGGGCAGAGAGACAAAGACGGGCAATAGAAGGGACTTGGTATACCTAAAAAGAAGAATGgggaatattatattattacattctCTGTCAAGTTTCCTAATTCCTGATGGCATCCAATCCATATACCTCACCTCAGTTCCAGTTTGATGCTGGGGCCCTGTCTCATGATTTTGAGGCTCCTCCCTATTTTCTTGTGCTCCTTTTTCATTTATATGTAGTCTTCCAGCCTCTGCTGTGACCCCCAGAAAACGGGGAGCCTGATACTCGCTTTCCTGTTGTGATGTCTCAGGGAGAAGCTGAAGACGATTTCCAGGAGCAATGCCTTGCTGCCCTCTCAAAGAACAACGCCACCATCCACCAAGGGATGGAGCATCTCGCTCCAGAACTAGCATCACATCGCCCCTGCGGAAACTCAGTTCCTCTGGGCTTTCAGCAGCATTGTCGTACAAAGCCTGAGCCAGCTGTGCCTAAGGAGAGACACAAGCCAAATACCGCAATTAGCGGGTAGTAACTACAATAAAGACGACAATGCTTTGTACATAAAAAAACATCAGAACTATATAAAACTAATAATCAGCCTTtggaacacttttttttaaacatacaaaaatttGTATTCAGACTATTAGTTTATGACATGTATTCAGCCACGATCCCCCAATTCAGCACTTTTTTTCAGGAACTACACATAATCCTGCTGGAAGCACAGTTGTAATTGCATTAAAAGATACAAAGCTATATGTTTTAATAATTAGAAAGTATAAATGCTTTTTTGCATggatatttgttttaaaatgtggTTACTAATAGGTTTTGATTGTAGTAAAGCAAACAATATAGCATAATAACTATTCAAATAAAATTGTTTGGTAGGACAAATACTTGTGTAAAGTCATTGTGTTCATAACACACAGTCTAAAAAGACTAATCTCCACAAGGCAGGTACTTTTACCTGAATGAGAATTGTATTGCCTATAATGCAGTCTCTTTGTAATGCTGACATCCACCACTCTTGAGTGATGCCCGACTGACAGCAGCATTGCTCAGGAACAGGCATTTTGATCTTAAAGAACTGTTGTTGTTAGAAAAGCTATAGATCaatggttcccaaccttttttgcaccacggaccggtttcaagcaagacaatttttccaaggaccggggatggggggtgcggcgcaactagtgctagttaaattttataatatgcactttactattaatattattattacatacagcttaataaagtactttggtccttgtcgtaatcagtagaaatctccctgggctttgcatagctattgtcatggctgtgtaacgcatgAGGGAGTttggatcacaagtaattgggagcaGAGTTGGCCCGGTTCAACACAGCCCTGCTATAGATCATTAAAGGTGCTTCTGCTGAACACACTTTATGTACTACTCTATGTTTAGTCTTTGTAAGGTAAATAACTGAtttccagtgcacagataatccttctgcataatggactcctgctaacaaaacagtcacaacgaAGAGGGAAGGTAGGAGGGTTGTATACTGGTTATCTGATTGCCTTCCTTGCAAGAAACAAACatagagtagcttcagtttctctgtttgctctcaggaaagaaaaaaaaaaccaaactagATTTTTCGTGATtaaaacaaaaagtatgttcaacacaaaCCTTATTTATTGTACTTGTGTTGAAAAGGGTGTATACTGCCCTTTTCAGACAATGTCATGACATCATCAAGGgtgaaacaacaaaaacaacGATGAGTTTGAAAAGGTGGAGTCAGGGATTGTATTGCACACTGCTGTTATACTTGGGAACTCTGACAGAGCAGCTTTTATGACAGGCTCAGTGTACTGTACTTAGCTGTACATAgtggaaaataattcaaaaagatTTTCAGACTATTTGGGTTAAACCCCTTTACAGATCCCAACATTTGCCCAGGCCCTCCAAATGCATTAACTTCCAGATTTAGTTTGGGCCCCAATAAATGGAAAATACAATGCAAGACTCGTCAGAGTCCAAATGCCTGGtgaatgcaaattaggattcagatttggttcagtatttagcCAAATCCTTCAGAAAGATTTCTGGCCAATCCCAAAAAAAGTAGATTCATCTAAACCCTTATCCAAAAATATTCTACGATTAAGAGTGTGTCTAGAATAACAAACATTTATTAAAGGCGAAATTAACTGCCCTtcatgcttccccccccccccccctcccctggcaggCCACCACTACAGTATGTAAAACAGTGCCCTACACTAGATGATGATGCCCTCttgtccatgttttttttaccaatatgGCCCATGCCAGCAAGTGAATCTGACAGCTCTGCCTAGTATGCACTTGTGCAAGCTGGGGAAAAAGGGTTGAAG contains these protein-coding regions:
- the efs gene encoding embryonal Fyn-associated substrate isoform X2, translated to MEVPERALTSEGLIFAFSPPYTPPSRRHLYHWTGEGILLFNTLPSLWKLPSSRKSPPLPAFHFILPTFVRSLSLPLLLLPFALAQNCRTGSEVTRCLGRPLFRAQLAQALYDNAAESPEELSFRRGDVMLVLERDAPSLGGWWRCSLRGQQGIAPGNRLQLLPETSQQESEYQAPRFLGVTAEAGRLHINEKGAQENREEPQNHETGPQHQTGTEVYQVPSIARLCLSAQPTEAQDDIYNSPRLVGPCIQQPLEVYDTPAALRREPISALDIYDSPALRVKSTDSAAVVPEEIPEDIYDVPPTFNKSPSDDEEDEGVYSMPSNLKRVSGLHNLYEAPEDILSSGQLPETVQPPPAQRLSVCSTGSTRSADSSGSRESNIPPLSIWEPRNDGTCTMEGLRMLHQELQVSIVPVLAGAEKSTGPGGPEDSGTAKKVLGALRDFLVMAHVAGLRSCQASDPALHGELSVHLDQLEHAARELVNKGSEKTLFQLILEHSNCFVRIVSANAGLLFPRPRLSSSESLSRRPLPALPTASPAIQRKGSIQDRPLPPPPTLQHVGSITAQNISKHKDRQTDMGQVSAQEERQIEPFPELSEEDHHLLHFYATQSHSHLQTLLSCVGTFLGSASSQPPRVFVGHGKQLVIAAHKLVFIGDTLGRLLSCPQLQTRLTGEGAALCQALKEVVLATKEAAALYPAPAALKAMAGTVSVLCTCAHSFTDLLQHLAR
- the efs gene encoding embryonal Fyn-associated substrate isoform X1, encoding MEVPERALTSEGLIFAFSPPYTPPSRRHLYHWTGEGILLFNTLPSLWKLPSSRKSPPLPAFHFILPTFVRSLSLPLLLLPFALAQNCRTGSEVTRCLGRPLFRAQLAQALYDNAAESPEELSFRRGDVMLVLERDAPSLGGWWRCSLRGQQGIAPGNRLQLLPETSQQESEYQAPRFLGVTAEAGRLHINEKGAQENREEPQNHETGPQHQTGTEVYQVPSIARLCLSAQPTEAQDDIYNSPRLVGPCIQQPLEVYDTPAALRREPISALDIYDSPALRVKSTDSAAVVPEEIPEDIYDVPPTFNKSPSDDEEDEGVYSMPSNLKRVSGLHNLYEAPEDILSSGQLPETVQPPPAQRLSVCSTGSTRSADSSGSRESNIPPLSIWEPRNDGTCTMEGLRMLHQELQVSIVPVLAGAEKSTGPGGPEDSGTAKKVLGALRDFLVMAHVAGLRSCQASDPALHGELSVHLDQLEHAARELVNKGSEKTLFQLILEHSNCFVRIVSANAGLLFPRPRLSSSESLSRRPLPALPTASPAIQRKGSIQDRPLPPPPTLQHVVSDLSDDIHSEYERIKCTDNHYVHLQGSITAQNISKHKDRQTDMGQVSAQEERQIEPFPELSEEDHHLLHFYATQSHSHLQTLLSCVGTFLGSASSQPPRVFVGHGKQLVIAAHKLVFIGDTLGRLLSCPQLQTRLTGEGAALCQALKEVVLATKEAAALYPAPAALKAMAGTVSVLCTCAHSFTDLLQHLAR
- the efs gene encoding embryonal Fyn-associated substrate isoform X4, which translates into the protein MPAQLAQALYDNAAESPEELSFRRGDVMLVLERDAPSLGGWWRCSLRGQQGIAPGNRLQLLPETSQQESEYQAPRFLGVTAEAGRLHINEKGAQENREEPQNHETGPQHQTGTEVYQVPSIARLCLSAQPTEAQDDIYNSPRLVGPCIQQPLEVYDTPAALRREPISALDIYDSPALRVKSTDSAAVVPEEIPEDIYDVPPTFNKSPSDDEEDEGVYSMPSNLKRVSGLHNLYEAPEDILSSGQLPETVQPPPAQRLSVCSTGSTRSADSSGSRESNIPPLSIWEPRNDGTCTMEGLRMLHQELQVSIVPVLAGAEKSTGPGGPEDSGTAKKVLGALRDFLVMAHVAGLRSCQASDPALHGELSVHLDQLEHAARELVNKGSEKTLFQLILEHSNCFVRIVSANAGLLFPRPRLSSSESLSRRPLPALPTASPAIQRKGSIQDRPLPPPPTLQHVVSDLSDDIHSEYERIKCTDNHYVHLQGSITAQNISKHKDRQTDMGQVSAQEERQIEPFPELSEEDHHLLHFYATQSHSHLQTLLSCVGTFLGSASSQPPRVFVGHGKQLVIAAHKLVFIGDTLGRLLSCPQLQTRLTGEGAALCQALKEVVLATKEAAALYPAPAALKAMAGTVSVLCTCAHSFTDLLQHLAR
- the efs gene encoding embryonal Fyn-associated substrate isoform X5 yields the protein MAQLAQALYDNAAESPEELSFRRGDVMLVLERDAPSLGGWWRCSLRGQQGIAPGNRLQLLPETSQQESEYQAPRFLGVTAEAGRLHINEKGAQENREEPQNHETGPQHQTGTEVYQVPSIARLCLSAQPTEAQDDIYNSPRLVGPCIQQPLEVYDTPAALRREPISALDIYDSPALRVKSTDSAAVVPEEIPEDIYDVPPTFNKSPSDDEEDEGVYSMPSNLKRVSGLHNLYEAPEDILSSGQLPETVQPPPAQRLSVCSTGSTRSADSSGSRESNIPPLSIWEPRNDGTCTMEGLRMLHQELQVSIVPVLAGAEKSTGPGGPEDSGTAKKVLGALRDFLVMAHVAGLRSCQASDPALHGELSVHLDQLEHAARELVNKGSEKTLFQLILEHSNCFVRIVSANAGLLFPRPRLSSSESLSRRPLPALPTASPAIQRKGSIQDRPLPPPPTLQHVVSDLSDDIHSEYERIKCTDNHYVHLQGSITAQNISKHKDRQTDMGQVSAQEERQIEPFPELSEEDHHLLHFYATQSHSHLQTLLSCVGTFLGSASSQPPRVFVGHGKQLVIAAHKLVFIGDTLGRLLSCPQLQTRLTGEGAALCQALKEVVLATKEAAALYPAPAALKAMAGTVSVLCTCAHSFTDLLQHLAR
- the efs gene encoding embryonal Fyn-associated substrate, with protein sequence MAQLAQALYDNAAESPEELSFRRGDVMLVLERDAPSLGGWWRCSLRGQQGIAPGNRLQLLPETSQQESEYQAPRFLGVTAEAGRLHINEKGAQENREEPQNHETGPQHQTGTEVYQVPSIARLCLSAQPTEAQDDIYNSPRLVGPCIQQPLEVYDTPAALRREPISALDIYDSPALRVKSTDSAAVVPEEIPEDIYDVPPTFNKSPSDDEEDEGVYSMPSNLKRVSGLHNLYEAPEDILSSGQLPETVQPPPAQRLSVCSTGSTRSADSSGSRESNIPPLSIWEPRNDGTCTMEGLRMLHQELQVSIVPVLAGAEKSTGPGGPEDSGTAKKVLGALRDFLVMAHVAGLRSCQASDPALHGELSVHLDQLEHAARELVNKGSEKTLFQLILEHSNCFVRIVSANAGLLFPRPRLSSSESLSRRPLPALPTASPAIQRKGSIQDRPLPPPPTLQHVVSDLSDDIHSEYERIKCTDNHYVHLQVSGM
- the efs gene encoding embryonal Fyn-associated substrate isoform X3 codes for the protein MEVPERALTSEGLIFAFSPPYTPPSRRHLYHWTGEGILLFNTLPSLWKLPSSRKSPPLPAFHFILPTFVRSLSLPLLLLPFALAQNCRTGSEVTRCLGRPLFRAQLAQALYDNAAESPEELSFRRGDVMLVLERDAPSLGGWWRCSLRGQQGIAPGNRLQLLPETSQQESEYQAPRFLGVTAEAGRLHINEKGAQENREEPQNHETGPQHQTGTEVYQVPSIARLCLSAQPTEAQDDIYNSPRLVGPCIQQPLEVYDTPAALRREPISALDIYDSPALRVKSTDSAAVVPEEIPEDIYDVPPTFNKSPSDDEEDEGVYSMPSNLKRVSGLHNLYEAPEDILSSGQLPETVQPPPAQRLSVCSTGSTRSADSSGSRESNIPPLSIWEPRNDGTCTMEGLRMLHQELQVSIVPVLAGAEKSTGPGGPEDSGTAKKVLGALRDFLVMAHVAGLRSCQASDPALHGELSVHLDQLEHAARELVNKGSEKTLFQLILEHSNCFVRIVSANAGLLFPRPRLSSSESLSRRPLPALPTASPAIQRKGSIQDRPLPPPPTLQHVVSDLSDDIHSEYERIKCTDNHYVHLQIEPFPELSEEDHHLLHFYATQSHSHLQTLLSCVGTFLGSASSQPPRVFVGHGKQLVIAAHKLVFIGDTLGRLLSCPQLQTRLTGEGAALCQALKEVVLATKEAAALYPAPAALKAMAGTVSVLCTCAHSFTDLLQHLAR